In a genomic window of Nyctibius grandis isolate bNycGra1 chromosome 4, bNycGra1.pri, whole genome shotgun sequence:
- the NANOS1 gene encoding nanos homolog 1, translating into MEAFPGGKLEQHRHLPPVERLPGGRYGGRSHSACGNVFNSWNDYLGLATLITKAVRPGKGFGAEPPSVVVAAAVPPAEEEEEEEEEEEDAAGPYFEGALDLHDLDLCGHHHHHQHGESLLEERFADFSPFPGRGGPATVVFDCSGEHPGREGSAHAWGGVVVAGRLPSHPRAASRLLKPELQVCVFCRNNKEAVALYTTHILKGPDGRVLCPVLRRYTCPLCGASGDNAHTIKYCPLSKMQAAKQLKHARTALGKKGR; encoded by the coding sequence ATGGAGGCTTTCCCCGGCGGCAAGCTGGAGCAGCACCGGCACCTCCCGCCCGTAGAGCGCCTGCCGGGCGGCCGCTACGGCGGCCGGAGCCACAGCGCCTGCGGGAACGTCTTCAACTCCTGGAACGACTACCTGGGGCTGGCCACGCTCATCACCAAGGCCGTGCGCCCCGGCAAGGGCTTCGGCGCCGAGCCTCCCTCggtggtggtggcggcggcCGTGCCGCccgccgaggaggaggaggaagaggaggaggaggaggaagacgcGGCGGGGCCGTACTTCGAGGGCGCGCTGGACTTGCACGACCTGGACCTGTGCGGGCAtcatcaccaccaccagcacGGCGAGAGCCTGCTGGAGGAGCGCTTCGCCGACTTCAGCCCCTTCCCCgggcgcggcggccccgccACCGTAGTCTTCGACTGCTCGGGGGAGCACCCGGGCCGGGAGGGCTCGGCCCACGCCTGGGGCGGCGTGGTGGTGGCGGGGCGGCTGCCGAGCCACCCGCGGGCCGCCTCCCGCCTGCTCAAACCCGAGCTGCAGGTCTGCGTCTTCTGCCGGAACAACAAGGAGGCCGTGGCCCTCTACACCACCCACATCCTCAAGGGACCCGACGGCCGCGTCCTCTGCCCGGTGCTGCGGCGTTACACCTGTCCCCTCTGCGGTGCCAGCGGCGACAATGCCCACACCATCAAGTACTGTCCCCTTTCCAAAATGCAAGCGGCCAAGCAGCTCAAACACGCCCGGACCGCCCTGGGGAAGAAGGGCCGTTAG
- the EIF3A gene encoding eukaryotic translation initiation factor 3 subunit A isoform X1 translates to MPVYFQRPENALKRANEFLEVGKKQPALDVLYDVMKSKKHRTWQKIHEPIMLKYLELCVDLRKSHLAKEGLYQYKNICQQVNIKSLEDVVRAYLKLAEEKTEAAKEESQQMVLDIEDLDNIQTPESVLLSAVSGEDTQDRTDRLLLTPWVKFLWESYRQCLDLLRNNSRVERLYHDIAQQAFKFCLQYTRKAEFRKLCDNLRMHLGQIQRHHNQSTAINLNNPESQSMHLETRLVQLDSAISMELWQEAFKAVEDIHGLFALSKKPPKPQLMANYYHKVSTVFWKSGNALFHASTLHRLYHLSREMRKNLTQEEMQRMSTRVLLATLSIPITPERTDIARLLDMDGIIVEKQRRLATLLGLQAPPTRGSLINDMVRFNVVQYVVPEVKELYNWLEVDFHPLKLCSRVSKVLNWVKDQAEKEPELQLYVPHLQNNTILRLLQQVAQIYQSIEFSRLATLVPFVDAFQLERCIVDAARHCDLQVRIDHTTRTLSFGSDLNYSTREDAPLGPQLQSMPSEQIRNQLTAMSSALAKALAVIKPPHLLQEKEEQHQLAVTAFLKNSRKEHQRILARRQTIEERKERLESLNIQREKEELEQREAELQKVRKAEEERLRQEAKEREKERILQEHEQIKKKTVRERLEQIKKTELGAKAFKDIDIEDLEELDPDFIMAKQVEQLEKEKKELQERLKNQEKKIDYFERAKRLEEIPLIKTAYEEQRVHDMELWEQQEEERITTLQLEREKALEHKNRLSRMLEDRDLFEARLKASRRTVYEDKLKQFQERLAEERRNRLEERKKQRKEERRVTYYREKEEEEQRLREEQLLKEREEKERIEREKREQEQREYQERVKKLEELEKKKRQRELEIEERERRREEERRGLDDPFSRKESRWGDRESESSWRRGGEAESEWRRAPLERDWRRGEARDDERPFRRGDDLPRRGDDLPRRGDDLPRRGDDLPRRGDDLPRRGAAEEKERPSVESTEDRPPRHEGDEDRPPRREGDEDRPPRRGLDDDRPPRRGLDDDRGSWRAADDDRGPRRGMDDDRGPRRGMDDDRGPRRGMDDDRPPRRALDDDRPPRRGLDDDRGSWRAADEDRGPRRGLDDDRPPRRALDDDRPPRRGLDDDRGSWRAADDDRGPRRGMDDDRGPRRGMDDDRMSRRDDDRGPWRSADDDRLSRRDDDRGPWRSGDDSRPGPWRPFGKPGGWREREKAREDSWGPPRDSRPPGDREWDRDKDRDENEKDRELDRERDFDRDDRFRRPRDDAGWRRGPAEETSSWRDSSRREEWDRGGRDMRDRRTDDREPPLRRGPPLRSDREESSSWRRADDRREERGEERETVRRSAPAPAAPPASAPPPASKDRERDGEKEKGSWKTEKEREPLRRTKNETDEEGWTTVRR, encoded by the exons ATGCCGGTGTACTTCCAGCGGCCCGAGAATGCCCTGAAGCGGGCGAACG AATTCCTTGAGGTCGGCAAAAAGCAGCCTGCCCTTGATGTTCTCTATGATgttatgaaaagtaaaaaacacCGAACATGGCAGAAGATCCACGAGCCGATTATGCTGAAGTACCTGGAACTCTGTGTGGATCTCCGCAAGAGTCATCTGGCAAAAGAAGGGCTGTACCAGTACAAGAATATTTGCCAGCAG GTGAACATCAAATCTCTGGAGGATGTTGTTCGAGCCTATTTAAAAttagctgaagaaaaaacagaagcagctaaGGAAGAGTCCCAGCAGATGGTACTGGACATAGAAGACTTAGATAACATTCAAACTCCAGAAAG TGTTCTTTTGAGTGCTGTAAGTGGAGAAGACACTCAGGATCGTACAGACCGACTGCTTTTGACACCCTGGGTTAAATTTCTATGGGAGTCGTATAGACAATGTTTGGATCTTCTCCGAAATAATTCTCGCGTGGAACGCCTGTACCATGATATTGCACAGCAAG cttttaagtTCTGCCTGCAGTACACGCGTAAAGCTGAGTTCCGTAAACTCTGTGATAACCTGCGAATGCATTTGGGGCAGATCCAGCGTCATCACAACCAAAGCACAGCAATCAACCTCAACAATCCTGAAAGTCAGTCAATGCACTTGGAGACCAGGCTTGTGCAGCTTGACAGTGCTATTAGCATGGAGCTGTGGCAG gaagcTTTCAAAGCAGTGGAGGATATTCATGGGCTATTTGCACTGTCTAAGAAACCACCTAAACCACAACTGATGGCAAATTACTATCACAAAGTTTCAACTGTCTTCTGGAAATCAGGAAATGCTCTTTTTCATGCATCCACACTTCACCGACTTTATCACTTATCAAGAGAGATGCGAAAGAATCTCACACAAGAGGAGATGCAGAG GATGTCTACTCGCGTCCTTTTGGCTACTCTGTCAATTCCTATAACTCCTGAGAGAACTGATATCGCTCGCCTTCTGGATATGGATGGTATCATTGTTGAGAAACAGCGACGTCTGGCAACCCTGTTGGGTCTTCAGGCCCCACCTACACGTGGCAGTCTCATTAATGACATG GTAAGATTCAACGTAGTGCAATATGTTGTTCCAGAAGTGAAAGAACTTTACAATTGGCTTGAAGTGGACTTTCACCCACTGAAGTTGTGTAGCCGTGTCAGCAAG GTTCTGAACTGGGTGAAAGACCAAGCTGAAAAGGAACCTGAACTGCAGCTGTATGTCCCTCACCTGCAAAACAATACCATTCTTCGCCTTCTGCAGCAG GTGGCCCAGATTTATCAAAGCATTGAATTTTCTCGTCTGGCTACTCTGGTTCCTTTTGTTGATGCTTTCCAGCTGGAACGTTGTATTGTTGATGCAGCCAGACATTGTGACTTACAA gttCGCATTGATCATACTACCCGGACACTGAGTTTTGGCTCAGATTTGAATTACAGTACTAGAGAAGATGCTCCACTAGGCCCTCAACTACAAAGCATGCCTTCTGAGCAGATTAGAAATCAGTTGACTGCTATGTCCTCAGCTCTGGCTAAGGCTCTTGCAGTCATTAAGCCTCCTCACTTACTG caagagaaggaagaacaacATCAGCTGGCAGTCACTGCCTTCTTAAAAAATTCAAGGAAGGAACATCAGCGTATTCTTGCACGTCGTCAAACgatagaggaaagaaaagagcgCCTTGAAAGTTTAAACATCCAGCGTGAAAAAGAAGAACTGGAACAGCGTGAAGCAGAATTGCAAAAAGTCCGGAAAGCTGAAGAAGAGAGACTGCGCCAGGAGGcgaaggaaagggagaaggagcGTATCCTGCAAGAGCATGAACAAATCAAAAAGAAGACTGTTCGTGAGCGCTTGGAGCAGATTAAGAAGACTGAACTGGGAGCCAAAGCATTTAAAGATATTGATATTGAG GATCTTGAAGAATTGGATCCTGACTTCATTATGGCTAAACAAGTTGaacagctggagaaagaaaagaaggaacttCAAGAACGTCTGAAGAATCAGGAGAAAAAG ATTGACTATTTTGAAAGAGCAAAGCGCTTAGAAGAAATTCCTTTAATAAAGACTGCATATGAGGAGCAAAGAGTGCATGATATGGAGCTGTGGGAgcaacaggaagaagaaagg ATCACCACTTTGCAGTTGGAGCGCGAGAAAGCCCTTGAGCATAAAAACAGACTCTCAAGGATGTTGGAGGATAGAGATCTATTTGAAGCCAGGCTCAAAGCATCACGACGAACTGTTTATGAA GATAAACTCAAGCAGTTCCAGGAGCGGTTAGCAGAAGAGAGGCGTAATCGTTTGGAGGAACGCAAGAAACAACGCAAAGAAGAGAGGCGTGTTACTTattacagagaaaaggaggaagaagaacaaAGATTACGAGAAGAACAGCTGCTTAAAG AGCGTGAGGAAAAGGAACGCATTGAGCGTGAGAAACGTGAGCAGGAACAACGTGAATACCAAGAACGTGTCAAAAAACTAGAagaactggagaagaaaaaacgTCAAAGAGAATTGGAGATAGAAGAAAGAGAGCGTCGTCGcgaggaagaaaggagaggtCTGGATGACCCATTTTCACGAAAG GAGTCTCGTTGGGGTGATAGGGAATCTGAAAGctcctggagaagaggtggTGAGGCAGAATCTGAATGGCGACGAGCACCACTGGAAAG AGATTGGCGTCGAGGAGAAGCAAGAGATGATGAAAGACCTTTCCGGCGAGGGGATGACCTGCCGCGGCGAGGGGATGACCTGCCGCGGCGAGGGGATGACCTGCCGCGGCGAGGGGATGATCTGCCCCGACGAGGGGATGATCTGCCCCGACGTggtgctgcagaagaaaaggaacgTCCTTCTGTGGAATCAACGGAGGACAGGCCGCCTAGGCATGAAGGGGATGAGGACAGGCCACCGAGACGTGAAGGGGATGAGGACAGGCCGCCCAGACGTGGATTGGATGACGACAGACCGCCCAGGCGTGGTTTGGATGATGATAGAGGGAGCTGGCGGGCTGCAGATGACGACAGGGGTCCCAGGCGTGGAATGGATGACGACAGGGGTCCCAGGCGTGGAATGGATGACGACAGGGGTCCCAGGCGTGGAATGGATGACGACAGGCCACCCAGACGTGCTTTGGATGACGACAGGCCACCCAGGCGCGGCTTAGATGATGACAGAGGCAGTTGGCGTGCAGCAGATGAAGACAGAGGACCCAGGCGCGGGCTGGACGATGACAGGCCACCCAGACGGGCTTTGGATGATGACAGGCCACCCAGGCGTGGGCTGGATGACGACCGGGGCAGCTGGCGTGCTGCAGATGACGACAGGGGTCCCAGGCGGGGGATGGATGACGACAGAGGTCCCAGGCGCGGGATGGATGATGACAGGATGTCGAGGCGTGATGATGACAGGGGACCATGGCGTAGCGCAGACGATGACAGGCTCTCCAGACGAGATGATGACAGGGGTCCATGGCGTAGCGGTGATGATTCAAGGCCAGGTCCTTGGAGACCATTTGGTAAACCAG GGGGATGGAGAGAACGAGAAAAGGCTCGTGAGGACAGCTGGGGTCCTCCCCGAGACTCCAGACCACCAGGAGACCGTGAATGGGATAGAGACAAAGATCGtgatgaaaatgagaaagacCGTGAACTtgacagagagagagattttgatCGAGATGATCGTTTCAGGCGTCCCAG GGATGACGCTGGTTGGAGAAGAGGGCCAGCTGAGGAAACTTCTAGCTGGAGAGATTCAAGTCGTCGTGAAGAATGGGACAGAGGTGGTCGTGACATGAGAGATCGACGTACTGATGACAGAGAGCCACCCCTCAGAAGAGGACCACCACTCAGATCTGACCGTGAAGAAT CAAGCTCGTGGCGGCGTGCTGATGATAGGAGAGAAGAACGTGGAGAAGAACGTGAAACAGTTCGGCGatcagctcctgctcctgctgctcctccagcttctGCTCCCCCACCAGCATCAAAAGATCGAGAAAGAgatggggagaaggagaaaggttcctggaaaacagaaaaggagcgTGAGCCCCTTCGCCGTACTAAAAACGAGACAGATGAAGAAGGGTGGACCACTGTACGACGTTAA
- the EIF3A gene encoding eukaryotic translation initiation factor 3 subunit A isoform X2, whose protein sequence is MPVYFQRPENALKRANEFLEVGKKQPALDVLYDVMKSKKHRTWQKIHEPIMLKYLELCVDLRKSHLAKEGLYQYKNICQQVNIKSLEDVVRAYLKLAEEKTEAAKEESQQMVLDIEDLDNIQTPESVLLSAVSGEDTQDRTDRLLLTPWVKFLWESYRQCLDLLRNNSRVERLYHDIAQQAFKFCLQYTRKAEFRKLCDNLRMHLGQIQRHHNQSTAINLNNPESQSMHLETRLVQLDSAISMELWQEAFKAVEDIHGLFALSKKPPKPQLMANYYHKVSTVFWKSGNALFHASTLHRLYHLSREMRKNLTQEEMQRMSTRVLLATLSIPITPERTDIARLLDMDGIIVEKQRRLATLLGLQAPPTRGSLINDMVRFNVVQYVVPEVKELYNWLEVDFHPLKLCSRVSKVLNWVKDQAEKEPELQLYVPHLQNNTILRLLQQVAQIYQSIEFSRLATLVPFVDAFQLERCIVDAARHCDLQVRIDHTTRTLSFGSDLNYSTREDAPLGPQLQSMPSEQIRNQLTAMSSALAKALAVIKPPHLLQEKEEQHQLAVTAFLKNSRKEHQRILARRQTIEERKERLESLNIQREKEELEQREAELQKVRKAEEERLRQEAKEREKERILQEHEQIKKKTVRERLEQIKKTELGAKAFKDIDIEDLEELDPDFIMAKQVEQLEKEKKELQERLKNQEKKIDYFERAKRLEEIPLIKTAYEEQRVHDMELWEQQEEERITTLQLEREKALEHKNRLSRMLEDRDLFEARLKASRRTVYEDKLKQFQERLAEERRNRLEERKKQRKEERRVTYYREKEEEEQRLREEQLLKEREEKERIEREKREQEQREYQERVKKLEELEKKKRQRELEIEERERRREEERRGLDDPFSRKESRWGDRESESSWRRGGEAESEWRRAPLERDWRRGEARDDERPFRRGDDLPRRGDDLPRRGDDLPRRGAAEEKERPSVESTEDRPPRHEGDEDRPPRREGDEDRPPRRGLDDDRPPRRGLDDDRGSWRAADDDRGPRRGMDDDRGPRRGMDDDRGPRRGMDDDRPPRRALDDDRPPRRGLDDDRGSWRAADEDRGPRRGLDDDRPPRRALDDDRPPRRGLDDDRGSWRAADDDRGPRRGMDDDRGPRRGMDDDRMSRRDDDRGPWRSADDDRLSRRDDDRGPWRSGDDSRPGPWRPFGKPGGWREREKAREDSWGPPRDSRPPGDREWDRDKDRDENEKDRELDRERDFDRDDRFRRPRDDAGWRRGPAEETSSWRDSSRREEWDRGGRDMRDRRTDDREPPLRRGPPLRSDREESSSWRRADDRREERGEERETVRRSAPAPAAPPASAPPPASKDRERDGEKEKGSWKTEKEREPLRRTKNETDEEGWTTVRR, encoded by the exons ATGCCGGTGTACTTCCAGCGGCCCGAGAATGCCCTGAAGCGGGCGAACG AATTCCTTGAGGTCGGCAAAAAGCAGCCTGCCCTTGATGTTCTCTATGATgttatgaaaagtaaaaaacacCGAACATGGCAGAAGATCCACGAGCCGATTATGCTGAAGTACCTGGAACTCTGTGTGGATCTCCGCAAGAGTCATCTGGCAAAAGAAGGGCTGTACCAGTACAAGAATATTTGCCAGCAG GTGAACATCAAATCTCTGGAGGATGTTGTTCGAGCCTATTTAAAAttagctgaagaaaaaacagaagcagctaaGGAAGAGTCCCAGCAGATGGTACTGGACATAGAAGACTTAGATAACATTCAAACTCCAGAAAG TGTTCTTTTGAGTGCTGTAAGTGGAGAAGACACTCAGGATCGTACAGACCGACTGCTTTTGACACCCTGGGTTAAATTTCTATGGGAGTCGTATAGACAATGTTTGGATCTTCTCCGAAATAATTCTCGCGTGGAACGCCTGTACCATGATATTGCACAGCAAG cttttaagtTCTGCCTGCAGTACACGCGTAAAGCTGAGTTCCGTAAACTCTGTGATAACCTGCGAATGCATTTGGGGCAGATCCAGCGTCATCACAACCAAAGCACAGCAATCAACCTCAACAATCCTGAAAGTCAGTCAATGCACTTGGAGACCAGGCTTGTGCAGCTTGACAGTGCTATTAGCATGGAGCTGTGGCAG gaagcTTTCAAAGCAGTGGAGGATATTCATGGGCTATTTGCACTGTCTAAGAAACCACCTAAACCACAACTGATGGCAAATTACTATCACAAAGTTTCAACTGTCTTCTGGAAATCAGGAAATGCTCTTTTTCATGCATCCACACTTCACCGACTTTATCACTTATCAAGAGAGATGCGAAAGAATCTCACACAAGAGGAGATGCAGAG GATGTCTACTCGCGTCCTTTTGGCTACTCTGTCAATTCCTATAACTCCTGAGAGAACTGATATCGCTCGCCTTCTGGATATGGATGGTATCATTGTTGAGAAACAGCGACGTCTGGCAACCCTGTTGGGTCTTCAGGCCCCACCTACACGTGGCAGTCTCATTAATGACATG GTAAGATTCAACGTAGTGCAATATGTTGTTCCAGAAGTGAAAGAACTTTACAATTGGCTTGAAGTGGACTTTCACCCACTGAAGTTGTGTAGCCGTGTCAGCAAG GTTCTGAACTGGGTGAAAGACCAAGCTGAAAAGGAACCTGAACTGCAGCTGTATGTCCCTCACCTGCAAAACAATACCATTCTTCGCCTTCTGCAGCAG GTGGCCCAGATTTATCAAAGCATTGAATTTTCTCGTCTGGCTACTCTGGTTCCTTTTGTTGATGCTTTCCAGCTGGAACGTTGTATTGTTGATGCAGCCAGACATTGTGACTTACAA gttCGCATTGATCATACTACCCGGACACTGAGTTTTGGCTCAGATTTGAATTACAGTACTAGAGAAGATGCTCCACTAGGCCCTCAACTACAAAGCATGCCTTCTGAGCAGATTAGAAATCAGTTGACTGCTATGTCCTCAGCTCTGGCTAAGGCTCTTGCAGTCATTAAGCCTCCTCACTTACTG caagagaaggaagaacaacATCAGCTGGCAGTCACTGCCTTCTTAAAAAATTCAAGGAAGGAACATCAGCGTATTCTTGCACGTCGTCAAACgatagaggaaagaaaagagcgCCTTGAAAGTTTAAACATCCAGCGTGAAAAAGAAGAACTGGAACAGCGTGAAGCAGAATTGCAAAAAGTCCGGAAAGCTGAAGAAGAGAGACTGCGCCAGGAGGcgaaggaaagggagaaggagcGTATCCTGCAAGAGCATGAACAAATCAAAAAGAAGACTGTTCGTGAGCGCTTGGAGCAGATTAAGAAGACTGAACTGGGAGCCAAAGCATTTAAAGATATTGATATTGAG GATCTTGAAGAATTGGATCCTGACTTCATTATGGCTAAACAAGTTGaacagctggagaaagaaaagaaggaacttCAAGAACGTCTGAAGAATCAGGAGAAAAAG ATTGACTATTTTGAAAGAGCAAAGCGCTTAGAAGAAATTCCTTTAATAAAGACTGCATATGAGGAGCAAAGAGTGCATGATATGGAGCTGTGGGAgcaacaggaagaagaaagg ATCACCACTTTGCAGTTGGAGCGCGAGAAAGCCCTTGAGCATAAAAACAGACTCTCAAGGATGTTGGAGGATAGAGATCTATTTGAAGCCAGGCTCAAAGCATCACGACGAACTGTTTATGAA GATAAACTCAAGCAGTTCCAGGAGCGGTTAGCAGAAGAGAGGCGTAATCGTTTGGAGGAACGCAAGAAACAACGCAAAGAAGAGAGGCGTGTTACTTattacagagaaaaggaggaagaagaacaaAGATTACGAGAAGAACAGCTGCTTAAAG AGCGTGAGGAAAAGGAACGCATTGAGCGTGAGAAACGTGAGCAGGAACAACGTGAATACCAAGAACGTGTCAAAAAACTAGAagaactggagaagaaaaaacgTCAAAGAGAATTGGAGATAGAAGAAAGAGAGCGTCGTCGcgaggaagaaaggagaggtCTGGATGACCCATTTTCACGAAAG GAGTCTCGTTGGGGTGATAGGGAATCTGAAAGctcctggagaagaggtggTGAGGCAGAATCTGAATGGCGACGAGCACCACTGGAAAG AGATTGGCGTCGAGGAGAAGCAAGAGATGATGAAAGACCTTTCCGGCGAGGGGATGAC CTGCCGCGGCGAGGGGATGATCTGCCCCGACGAGGGGATGATCTGCCCCGACGTggtgctgcagaagaaaaggaacgTCCTTCTGTGGAATCAACGGAGGACAGGCCGCCTAGGCATGAAGGGGATGAGGACAGGCCACCGAGACGTGAAGGGGATGAGGACAGGCCGCCCAGACGTGGATTGGATGACGACAGACCGCCCAGGCGTGGTTTGGATGATGATAGAGGGAGCTGGCGGGCTGCAGATGACGACAGGGGTCCCAGGCGTGGAATGGATGACGACAGGGGTCCCAGGCGTGGAATGGATGACGACAGGGGTCCCAGGCGTGGAATGGATGACGACAGGCCACCCAGACGTGCTTTGGATGACGACAGGCCACCCAGGCGCGGCTTAGATGATGACAGAGGCAGTTGGCGTGCAGCAGATGAAGACAGAGGACCCAGGCGCGGGCTGGACGATGACAGGCCACCCAGACGGGCTTTGGATGATGACAGGCCACCCAGGCGTGGGCTGGATGACGACCGGGGCAGCTGGCGTGCTGCAGATGACGACAGGGGTCCCAGGCGGGGGATGGATGACGACAGAGGTCCCAGGCGCGGGATGGATGATGACAGGATGTCGAGGCGTGATGATGACAGGGGACCATGGCGTAGCGCAGACGATGACAGGCTCTCCAGACGAGATGATGACAGGGGTCCATGGCGTAGCGGTGATGATTCAAGGCCAGGTCCTTGGAGACCATTTGGTAAACCAG GGGGATGGAGAGAACGAGAAAAGGCTCGTGAGGACAGCTGGGGTCCTCCCCGAGACTCCAGACCACCAGGAGACCGTGAATGGGATAGAGACAAAGATCGtgatgaaaatgagaaagacCGTGAACTtgacagagagagagattttgatCGAGATGATCGTTTCAGGCGTCCCAG GGATGACGCTGGTTGGAGAAGAGGGCCAGCTGAGGAAACTTCTAGCTGGAGAGATTCAAGTCGTCGTGAAGAATGGGACAGAGGTGGTCGTGACATGAGAGATCGACGTACTGATGACAGAGAGCCACCCCTCAGAAGAGGACCACCACTCAGATCTGACCGTGAAGAAT CAAGCTCGTGGCGGCGTGCTGATGATAGGAGAGAAGAACGTGGAGAAGAACGTGAAACAGTTCGGCGatcagctcctgctcctgctgctcctccagcttctGCTCCCCCACCAGCATCAAAAGATCGAGAAAGAgatggggagaaggagaaaggttcctggaaaacagaaaaggagcgTGAGCCCCTTCGCCGTACTAAAAACGAGACAGATGAAGAAGGGTGGACCACTGTACGACGTTAA